One part of the Phragmites australis chromosome 3, lpPhrAust1.1, whole genome shotgun sequence genome encodes these proteins:
- the LOC133912505 gene encoding cysteine-tryptophan domain-containing zinc finger protein 3-like: MVPLRGAPLRQKGGVADDVEELEEGEACPDGDDDEAFFDPDAALSYIDEKLQRVLGHFQKDFEGGVSAEILGSKFGGYGSFLPTYQRSSPPLPQTRSPHMAANISTSRSPYQPSAERMDQNASTAAVESISQNNSSGAPSTSDLCKKERCSSTNGEESVGGSDSLESSFNGSDSKSLKVGSNNALPRKNAAIYSGLGLDISSSSSLEESPDRLRGLSPELSNVPYESPWTILQVMTCFPVPGGLLLSPLCGNMLQLTNKVAPLVKKWETHLDIENAPRAFEGLLLSSLPPGHVRGHVAKHMKSGSKKKISTYTKTRKDKGDTGAIVNKEVNIEMLASQEITLDMPASTMELMGESQFAHESTRNTCISKPSQQNEDVRLKEQIRGNDLATVKAEAIKAEATKYTENSGFGNSGTGYLAPKGEPKINTDKVAIDIGERDMSNHKSSSFDRKKKSKVKTERKFEAAAVDFEYEDRNKDWGVGPCDDLRNVHVKETFSSNKTGYDNSRTEVKRMHKERQVNAAASYDFLEDDNCTHYSAAVIDRKNHTQLKSSHLEKKTRSHNDLSENLPNRSQGGMEGVLLDNRSAQGELCQKENMMNTNNENDFDVGSARKDIPTSVKHGRFPVSEEQLHMPSTSGVATTNADPFPVPVVIKDHWVCCDICQKWRLLPYGTNPSMLPKKWKCSMLYWLPGMNRCDISQDETTDALNALYVIPALATGVSSGGPHTAGAGTATSSVYNISGQIEQSRKRKIAPSDGNGLVESSYHTPLSIPLMSNQQDPSKNKRTIDGEHYNFKKHSVNKHLRPMSRSADLVSEKQKSKHNHSSYSDGGYIRERTKAHSKIRNKRGIDQDEHKTSKKTKKEDRHQIDRDRDHDCDSAGGEVADEPEALSAKAKAMKGSRETGDICLHKEKVTSGYDLLEKPKSTNDVDVPFHRGEKERPSDVGILDLSSKKKVVKEWEENQVNSIHCVSNGCKNENLKDKKSNILKSEEMASKMDSKPGKFQHADTVLSSSGGRLNHELVADDKFVTGKEGSSELWETLPPRQAMDLAEPTGRDVAYLQSSTAATSSSSKISSSQRNKNSREARDSPVESVFSSPLRSFNIVKLSQARKDGMLNVCFDNTHSPVKYPNTEVGVLGNGQQAGSQAAGEPFLHSFQGSSYNSNKELAQSACAQVSDITRLDRSLDNNLPKASCRKDLTVNDTGVGRGDRQLCSGNKKGLDTEGPSPQPGQQLSDHMYKTLDTKSDPTAHGNKNIETRQGSGSGHQMDMSFGKEKSHSKIDNQDIQKPVAQVVNLPMEESKQEICPTSVKSESSKMKVKLIRSNVQNGVQRSTVKQAIFNSLGASPMRKDGSMVTFALKEARDLKHKANHMKNNGLEVESTGLYFEAALKFLHVAFLLETPNFDSSRPGDAAQSMKMYSETAKLCNFCAHEYERCKKMAAAALAYKCEEVAYLKVASYKHPSASKDQQELQAIVQIAPDIDNINSHGLSKAPSTKDGSSPQVAGNHLPLPVRNQAHLLRLLAYINDVNSAFDATRKSQVAIASAAGNQEREKGVDDGLASVKTVLDFNFNNVNELLRLVRLSIESISM; the protein is encoded by the exons ATGGTGCCGCTGCGTGGGGCCCCGCTGCGGCAGAAGGGCGGCGTGGCGGACGAcgtggaggagctggaggagggggaggcctgccccgacggcgacgacgacgaggccTTCTTCGACCCCGACGCCGCGCTCTCCTACATC GATGAAAAACTTCAGCGTGTTCTAGGACATTTTCAGAAGGACTTTGAAGGAGGAGTTTCTGCAGAGATCCTAG GGTCCAAATTTGGTGGATATGGTTCATTTTTGCCCACATATCAGCGTTCTTCTCCCCCATTGCCTCAAACCAGAAGCCCACACATGGCAGCAAACATTAGCACATCTAGATCACCTTACCAACCATCTGCTGAG AGAATGGATCAAAACGCTTCTACTGCGGCTGTGGAGTCCATTTCCCAAAATAACAGTTCTGGAGCACCTTCAACTAGTGATTTATGTAAGAAGGAAAGATGCTCGAGCACAAACGGTGAGGAATCGGTTGGGGGTTCTGATTCTTTGGAGAGTTCCTTTAATGGTAGTGACTCGAAGTCACTCAAAGTTGGTTCCAACAATGCTCTCCCAAGAAAAAATGCAGCTATCTATAGTGGCCTGGGCCTtgatatttcttcatcttcgtccTTGGAGGAGAGTCCTGATAGGCTCAGGGGACTATCTCCTGAGTTGAGCAATGTGCCATATGAATCACCTTGGACCATCCTGCAG GTCATGACATGCTTTCCAGTTCCTGGAGGGTTATTGCTGTCACCCCTGTGTGGCAACATGCTGCAATTAACGAATAAAGTTGCTCCGTTGGTAAAGAAATGGGAAACACATTTGGACATAGAAAATGCACCTAGAGCATTTGAAGGACTTTTGCTGTCTTCTCTTCCACCTGGACATGTCAGAGGCCATGTGGCTAAGCACATGAAGTCTGGCAGTAAGAAAAAGATATCTACATATACAAAGACTAGAAAAGATAAAGGTGATACTGGTGCGATCGTGAACAAGGAGGTCAACATAGAAATGCTTGCTAGCCAAGAGATTACATTGGACATGCCTGCTTCAACCATGGAGCTAATGGGTGAGAGTCAATTTGCGCATGAATCAACAAGAAATACTTGCATATCCAAGCCTTCTCAACAAAATGAAGATGTTCGATTGAAAGAACAAATACGTGGCAATGACCTGGCAACAGTTAAAGCTGAAGCAATCAAAGCAGAAGCCACAAAGTATACAGAAAATAGTGGTTTTGGAAATTCAGGTACTGGTTATTTAGCACCAAAGGGGGAACCAAAAATTAATACGGACAAAGTGGCCATTGATATAGGGGAAAGGGATATGTCTAATCACAAATCTTCTTCATTTGATAGGAAGAAAAAAAGCAAAGTAAAAACTGAGAGGAAGTTTGAGGCAGCCGCAGTTGATTTTGAATACGAGGACAGGAATAAGGACTGGGGTGTTGGGCCATGTGATGACTTGAGGAACGTTCATGTGAAAGAAACATTTTCCAGTAACAAAACTGGATATGATAACTCCCGAACTGAGGTCAAAAGAATGCACAAGGAACGCCAGGTGAATGCTGCAGCATCATATGATTTCTTAGAGGATGACAACTGTACCCACTATTCTGCAGCGGTTATAGATAGGAAAAATCACACTCAGTTAAAATCTAGTCATTTGGAAAAGAAAACCAGATCTCACAATGATCTTAGTGAAAACCTACCTAACAGATCTCAAGGAGGCATGGAGGGGGTTTTGTTGGATAACAGAAGTGCCCAGGGAGAATTATGTCAAAAAGAGAATATGATGAACACCAATAACGAGAATGATTTTGATGTCGGTTCTGCAAGGAAGGATATCCCAACCAGTGTAAAGCACGGACGATTTCCTGTTTCAGAGGAACAGTTGCATATGCCATCAACCAGCGGGGTAGCAACTACAAATGCAGATCCTTTTCCTGTACCTGTTGTGATAAAGGACCATTGGGTATGCTGTGACATATGCCAGAAATGGCGTCTTCTACCCTACGGAACGAACCCTTCTATGCTTCCCAAGAAGTGGAAATGTAGCATGCTTTACTGGCT ACCTGGGATGAATAGGTGTGACATCAGTCAGGATGAAACAACAGATGCTCTGAATGCATTGTATGTCATTCCAGCACTTGCCACAGGTGTTTCTTCAGGTGGTCCTCACACTGCAGGTGCAGGTACAGCAACATCCAGCGTCTACAACATAAGTGGACAGATTGAACAGAGTAGGAAAAGGAAAATTGCTCCGAGTGATGGGAATGGTCTGGTTGAGAGTTCTTACCATACACCATTGTCAATTCCTCTGATGAGCAACCAGCAGGATCctagcaaaaataaaagaacaattgATGGCGAGCATTATAATTTCAAGAAACATTCTGTGAACAAACACCTCAGGCCGATGAGCAGATCAGCTGACCTTGTTTCTGAAAAGCAGAAGTCTAAGCACAATCACAGTAGTTACTCAGATGGAG GATATATTAGGGAAAGGACCAAGGCACATTCAAAGATAAGGAACAAAAGAGGGATTGATCAAGATGAACACAAAACATCTAAGAAAACTAAAAAGGAGGATCGACACCAAATTGACAGAGATCgggaccatgattgtgattcaGCTGGTGGGGAAGTTGCTGATGAACCTGAGGCTTTGTCTGCAAAGGCAAAAGCCATGAAGGGTTCACGTGAAACTGGTGACATTTGTTTACACAAGGAAAAAGTTACTTCAGGGTATGATTTATTGGAAAAACCCAAGAGTACTAATGATGTGGATGTACCCTTTCATAGGGGGGAGAAAGAACGTCCTTCTGATGTAGGCATATTAGATTTGTCTTCCAAGAAGAAGGTAGTGAAGGAATGGGAGGAGAATCAGGTTAATTCAATACATTGTGTAAGCAATGGGTGCAAGAACGAGAACTTGAAGGACAAGAAGTCTAATATATTGAAGTCCGAAGAGATGGCATCCAAGATGGATAGTAAACCTGGAAAATTTCAGCATGCAGATACAGTGTTGTCTTCTTCTGGGGGGCGCCTAAATCATGAGCTAGTTGCCGACGACAAGTTTGTTACTGGGAAAGAAGGTTCATCAGAACTATGGGAAACTTTACCTCCCAGGCAGGCTATGGACTTGGCTGAACCCACTGGGAGGGATGTTGCCTATCTGCAATCTTCCACAGCTGCAACCTCAAGCTCTTCAAAGATTTCGAGCTcccaaagaaacaaaaactcTCGAGAAGCAAGGGACTCTCCAGTTGAATCAGTTTTTTCGTCACCGCTGAGAAGTTTTAACATTGTAAAGCTTTCCCAGGCAAGAAAAGATGGAATGCTGAATGTTTGTTTCGACAACACGCATAGCCCAGTAAAATACCCAAACACTGAAGTCGGTGTGTTAGGTAATGGCCAGCAAGCTGGGAGTCAAGCTGCAGGTGAACCCTTTCTTCATAGTTTTCAAGGGAGCTCTTATAACAGTAACAAGGAATTAGCTCAGTCAGCTTGTGCTCAAGTATCCGATATCACTCGTCTGGATAGGTCTTTGGATAATAATCTGCCAAAGGCATCATGCAGAAAGGACCTTACTGTAAATGACACAGGTGTTGGTAGAGGAGATCGTCAACTGTGTTCTGGTAATAAAAAGGGCTTGGATACGGAGGGCCCTTCACCGCAACCTGGTCAGCAACTTTCTGACCATATGTATAAAACTTTGGATACCAAGTCTGATCCCACTGCTCATGGAAATAAGAATATTGAAACTCGCCAAGGTAGTGGATCTGGTCACCAGATGGACATGTCATTTGGAAAAGAAAAATCACACTCTAAAATTGATAATCAAGATATTCAGAAGCCTGTTGCTCAAGTTGTCAATTTGCCTATGGAAGAAAGTAAACAAGAGATCTGCCCGACTTCAGTAAAATCTGAATCGTCAAAAATGAAAGTAAAGTTGATTAGGTCCAATGTTCAAAATGGAGTGCAACGCAGCACTGTTAAGCAAGCGATTTTTAATTCTTTGGGCGCGAGTCCAATGAGAAAGGATGGTAGTATGGTTACATTTGCTCTCAAGGAAGCTAGAGATCTAAAGCATAAGGCTAATCATATGAAG AATAATGGACTAGAAGTTGAAAGTACAGGTCTGTACTTTGAGGCAGCTTTGAAGTTTCTGCATGTTGCATTTCTTCTGGAAACTCCTAATTTTGACAGTTCGAGACCAGGTGATGCAGCTCAGTCAATGAAGATGTACTCTGAAACTGCAAAACTATGCAA TTTTTGTGCTCATGAATATGAACGGTGCAAGAAaatggctgctgctgctttagCGTATAAGTGTGAAGAAGTGGCTTACCTCAAGGTAGCATCTTATAAACACCCTAGTGCAAGCAAAGATCAACAGGAATTGCAGGCGATTGTACAGATAGCCCCAG ATATTGATAATATAAATAGCCATGGATTGTCAAAAGCCCCATCAACCAAGGATGGAAGTTCACCCCAAGTGGCTGGCAACCATTTGCCTCTACCAGTTCGTAACCAAGCACACTTGTTGAGATTACTTGCCTAT ATAAATGATGTGAACAGTGCATTCGATGCAACTCGCAAATCACAGGTTGCGATTGCTTCTGCTGCTGGCAATCAGGAAAGGGAAAAAGGTGTGGATGATGGTCTTGCTTCAGTAAAAACGGTTTTGGATTTTAACTTCAACAATGTAAATGAATTACTAAGACTTGTCCGACTTTCTATAGAATCAATAAGCATGTGA
- the LOC133912504 gene encoding nuclear cap-binding protein subunit 1, giving the protein MSAGWRTLLLRIGDRCPEYGGSADHKEHIETCYGVLCREYEHSKEAIFEFLLQCAEQLPHKIPFFGVLIGLINLENEDFAKDIVDTTHANLQDALHNENHDRIRILLRFLSGLMCSKVVVPNSLIETFETLLSSAATILDEETGNPSWQPRADFYVYCILASLPWGGPELFEQVPDEFERVLVGIQSYISIRRHFDDIAFSVFETDEGHSPNKKDFMEDLWELIQVLSRNGWKVKSVPKPHLSFEAQLVSGKSHRLSPISCPPPSLSQSSSEILKGQEKHEADLKYPQRLRRLHIFPTNKAENMQPVDRFVVEECMLDVLLFFNGCRKECAFYLVSLPVSFRYEYLMAETIFSQLLLLPNPPFKPIYYTLVIIDLCKALPGAFPSVVVGAVHALFDRISNMDMECRTRLILWFSHHLSNFQFIWPWQEWSYVKDLPKWAPQRVFVQEVLEREVRLSYFEKIKQSIEDAAELEELLPPKAGPKFKYHSDESNENTDGHRVSKELVGMVRGKKTARDIILWVEEHIIPTNGAEFALGVVSQTLLDIGSKSFTHLITVLERYGQIISKLCPNEEMQLLLMDEVSAYWKNSTQMTAIAIDRMMGYRLISNLAIVKWVFSPANVDQFHVSDRPWEILRNAVSKTYNRISDLRKEIQSLKKGLQVAKVVSGKAIKELEEAKSVLAIAEGQPAPAERPGRLRRLQVYADKAKQEEISTEESLEAKGALLARGLEESKELIKLLFKSFVDVLTERLPPVSSDGEIPNLRAGDLNVNFAARDPETATMEIDNENGADNSEPNGQNPKNDYKVGELEQWCLCALGYLKSFSRQYATEIWSHIAMLDEEVFVGDIHPLIRKAAFSGLCRFTREGSHL; this is encoded by the exons ATTGGTTTGATAAACTTAGAAAATGAAGACTTCGCCAAGGATATTGTAGATACCACACATGCCAACTTACAA GATGCCTTGCATAATGAAAATCATGATAGAATTAGGATATTGCTGCGATTTCTCAGTGGCCTG ATGTGCAGCAAAGTTGTCGTTCCAAATTCTTTAATTGAGACATTTGAGACTCTATTATCATCTGCTGCAACAATATTAGATGAGGAGACTGGAAATCCATCGTGGCAACCACGTGCTGACTTTTATGTTTATTGTATTTTGGCCTCTCTTCCATGGGGTGGTCCAGAATTGTTTGAG CAAGTTCCAGATGAGTTTGAGAGAGTTTTGGTTGGTATACAGTCTTACATAAGCATCAGAAGGCATTTTGATGATATTGCTTTCTCAGTCTTTGAGACGGATGAAGGCCACTCTCCCAACAAAAAG GATTTCATGGAAGACCTATGGGAGCTCATTCAAGTTCTTTCTCGCAATGGATGGAAAGTTAAAAGTG TTCCAAAACCCCACTTGTCATTTGAAGCTCAGTTGGTGTCTGGAAAATCTCATCGTCTTTCCCCGATTAGTTGTCCTCCGCCTAGTCTCTCGCAGTCATCTTCTGAAATATTAAAAGGGCAGGAGAAACACGAAGCTGATCTGAAGTATCCTCAAAGACTTCGCAGACTCCATATCTTTCCAACAAATAAAGCCGAG AACATGCAACCAGTAGATCGTTTTGTTGTTGAAGAATGCATGTTGGATGTGCTGCTTTTCTTCAATGGATG TCGAAAAGAATGTGCGTTTTATCTGGTCAGCCTGCCTGTGTCTTTCCGCTATGAATACCTGATGGCTGAAACCATATTTTCACAG CTATTATTGTTGCCGAATCCGCCTTTCAAGCCAATTTACTATACATTGGTTATCATCGACCTTTGCAAG GCATTGCCAGGTGCATTTCCTTCGGTTGTGGTAGGAGCAGTGCATGCTCTTTTTGACAGAATTAGCAACATGGACATGGAGTGCCGCACCAGACTTATCCTATGGTTTTCACATCATTT GTCAAATTTTCAATTTATTTGGCCTTGGCAGGAGTGGTCTTATGTTAAGGACCTCCCAAAATGGGCTCCACAACGAGTTTTTGTCCAAGAAGTATTGGAAAGGGAAGTACGCCTGTCCTACTTCGAAAAAATCAAGCAG AGTATTGAGGATGCTGCTGAATTGGAAGAACTGTTACCCCCAAAAGCTGGGCCTAAGTTCAAATACCACAGTGATGAAAGCAATGAAAACACAGATGGCCATAGAGTATCTAAGGAACTTGTTGGCATGGTTAGAGGAAAGAAGACTGCACGTGATATTATTTTATGGGTGGAGGAACATATAATTCCAACCAATGGTGCTGAATTTGCACTCGGTGTTGTTAGTCAGACACTTCTTGACATCGGCTCGAAAAGTTTCACCCATCTTATCACTGTTTTGGAGAGATATGGTCAAATAATCTCTAAGCTATGTCCAAATGAGGAAATGCAGTTACTGTTGATGGATGAAGTTAGTGCTTATTGGAAGAACAGTACCCAGATGACTGCTATAGCTATTGATAGAATGATGGGTTATCGCCTGATATCCAATTTGGCTATAGTCAAATGGGTTTTTTCTCCTGCCAATGTTGACCAATTTCATGTTTCTGATCGCCCATGGGAG ATTCTTAGAAATGCTGTTAGTAAAACATACAATCGGATCAGTGACCTCCGGAAGGAAATTCAGTCTCTCAAGAAAGGTCTTCAAGTTGCTAAAGTGGTCAGTGGAAAAGCCATAAAAGAGTTGGAGGAGGCTAAATCAGTACTTGCGATTGCAGAGGGGCAACCTGCTCCAGCCGAAAGACCAGGTAGGCTAAGGCGACTCCAAGTATATGCTGACAAGGCAAAACAAGAGGAAATATCCACTGAAGAATCTTTAGAAGCTAAGGGAGCCCTCCTTGCTCGGGGTCTAGAAGAAAGCAAG GAATTGATTAAGTTGCTATTTAAGAGCTTTGTTGACGTGCTCACAGAACGTTTGCCACCTGTTTCTTCTGATGGAGAGATTCCTAATCTACGCGCTGGAGATCTGAATGTAAATTTTGCTGCCCGCGATCCTGAAACGGCGACAATGGAGATCGACAATGAAAATGGAGCAGATAATAG TGAACCAAATGGGCAAAACCCAAAAAATGACTACAAAGTTGGAGAGCTTGAGCAATGGTGTCTTTGTGCACTGGGTTATCTCAAGTCATTTTCTCGCCAATATGCGACCGAG ATTTGGTCTCACATTGCAATGTTGGATGAGGAGGTTTTCGTTGGGGATATTCACCCTCTTATCAGAAAAGCTGCTTTCTCTGGTTTGTGCAGATTTACTAGAGAAGGTTCTCACCTTTGA
- the LOC133910551 gene encoding protein STRICTOSIDINE SYNTHASE-LIKE 10-like — translation MGRNLATSLLLVVGLAVLLPSFCAADSFKTTPMLWSFHLPLPDGVSGAESLAFDRRGQGPYAGVSDGRVLKWGGSALGWTTFAHNANYSTERSRYARRPDGGEAAVLATQADGVLFHFVNGL, via the exons ATGGGGCGCAACCTGGCGACGTCGCTTCTTCTCGTCGTCGGCCTCGCTGTTCTGCTTCCGTCGTTCTGCGCGGCCGATTCGTTCAAGACCACGCCCATGCTCTGGAGCTTCCACCTCCCGCTGCCCGACGGCGTCAGCGGCGCCGAGAGCCTCGCCTTCGACCGCAGGGGCCAAGGGCCCTACGCCGGCGTCTCGGACGGCCGCGTCCTCAAGTGGGGCGGCAGCGCCCTCGGCTGGACCACGTTCGCGCATAACGCCAACTACTCTACTGAAAGATCCCGCTATGCACGGC GGCCGGACGGTGGTGAGGCCGCGGTGCTGGCGACCCAAGCGGACGGCGTGCTGTTCCACTTCGTCAACGGTCTGTGA